The following proteins come from a genomic window of Chloroflexota bacterium:
- a CDS encoding thiamine pyrophosphate-dependent dehydrogenase E1 component subunit alpha — protein sequence MPEIDAAKLKEIYTNMVKIRFFEERAITEYRKGLPGFVHSSIGQEAIPAGVCAFLREDDYTITTHRGHGDIIAKGAQLDRMMAELFAKKTGYCKGKGGSMHIADVSRNILGATGIVGDGIPIAAGVGAALKMQGLDSIMVAFFGDGATNSGAFHEGMGLATAWSLPVLFVCQNNQYQQSTPTRDYTRLTDIADRAKGYGIPGITVDGNDAIAVAEVAREAIEKCRKGEGPILIVGNTYRTVGHHMGDPGTSYRPKEEVEEWKKKDPIKRLRQQMVQNKAATDAELDEIENNVLRELDEAVKFAQESPEPAPEEALEDIYA from the coding sequence ATGCCGGAAATAGACGCTGCCAAACTGAAAGAGATATACACCAACATGGTGAAAATCAGGTTCTTCGAAGAGAGGGCCATAACCGAGTACCGCAAGGGTCTGCCCGGCTTTGTCCACTCCTCCATCGGGCAGGAAGCCATCCCGGCGGGAGTCTGCGCCTTCCTCCGTGAAGATGACTATACCATCACCACCCACCGCGGTCACGGCGATATCATCGCCAAGGGGGCACAGCTCGACCGGATGATGGCCGAGCTCTTTGCCAAAAAGACCGGGTACTGCAAGGGCAAGGGCGGCTCAATGCATATCGCCGATGTGTCACGCAATATCCTCGGTGCCACAGGGATTGTTGGCGACGGCATTCCCATTGCCGCCGGCGTCGGTGCCGCTCTCAAGATGCAGGGCCTGGACAGCATAATGGTCGCCTTCTTTGGCGACGGCGCGACCAACTCGGGCGCCTTCCATGAAGGCATGGGGTTGGCCACGGCCTGGTCCCTGCCCGTGCTCTTCGTCTGCCAGAACAATCAATACCAGCAGAGCACACCCACCCGTGATTACACCCGCCTGACCGATATTGCCGACCGCGCCAAAGGCTACGGAATTCCCGGCATTACTGTGGACGGGAATGATGCCATTGCCGTTGCTGAAGTGGCCAGAGAAGCGATTGAAAAATGTCGCAAGGGAGAGGGGCCCATACTCATCGTTGGGAACACCTACCGGACCGTCGGCCACCACATGGGTGACCCCGGCACCAGCTACCGGCCCAAGGAAGAAGTTGAGGAGTGGAAGAAAAAGGACCCCATCAAGCGACTGCGCCAGCAGATGGTACAGAACAAGGCGGCCACGGACGCCGAGCTTGATGAAATCGAAAACAATGTGCTTCGGGAGCTGGATGAGGCGGTAAAGTTCGCCCAGGAAAGCCCCGAGCCTGCGCCTGAAGAAGCACTGGAAGACATTTACGCCTGA